The following coding sequences lie in one Lolium perenne isolate Kyuss_39 chromosome 2, Kyuss_2.0, whole genome shotgun sequence genomic window:
- the LOC127332936 gene encoding hypothetical protein At1g04090-like yields MRRSKSCLGCVPRSTAALPVERSFAPPAPMQTWPSSGGGFAKGIIDLGGLEARQVTTFDKVWSTAQGGQDGLGATFFKPSPIPAGFRALGHYAQPNNRPLFGHVLVVRDASGTGALLAPPLDYTLVWSSGQDGGAAFFWLPTPPDGYRAVGMAVTTTKDKPPLHEVACVRADFTDACEDEESVWSSDKDGFGATALRPTVRGIDARGVRAGTFGVHAQSSTAPTTLACLKNNNGAYTSCMPDLAQLHAILEAYSPQVYLHPTDTYLPSSVPWYFENGALLYQNGSQTAPTPVVADGSNLPQGGGNDGAYWLDLPVDNGQRERVKKGDIAGAKAYVQAKPMLGGTATDLALWFFYPFNGPARAKVGPLTIPLGMIGEHVGDWEHLTLRVSNFSGDLLRVYLSQHSTGTWEEASQLEYLGNRPVVYASRNGHAFYTKEGVVLQGDSKLGVGIRNDCAKGSMMDTGGGRCEVVSAEYLGAGKVAEPAWLGFERGWGPKEEYDIGREINRAARILPRAMRERLGELVKKLLVGEGPTGPKMKGSWRNDERDPKT; encoded by the coding sequence GTGGAGGATTTGCAAAAGGCATCATAGATCTGGGAGGCCTGGAGGCGCGCCAAGTCACCACGTTCGACAAGGTCTGGTCAACGGCGCAGGGCGGCCAAGACGGCCTCGGCGCCACCTTCTTTAAGCCGTCGCCGATACCCGCCGGATTCCGTGCTCTCGGTCACTACGCGCAGCCCAACAACAGACCACTCTTCGGCCACGTCCTCGTCGTTCGGGATGCTTCCGGTACCGGAGCGCTCCTTGCCCCGCCGCTGGACTACACCCTCGTCTGGTCAAGCGGCCAGGATGGTGGTGCTGCCTTCTTCTGGCTCCCCACGCCCCCGGACGGCTACAGGGCGGTGGGCATGGCGGTCACGACGACCAAGGATAAGCCGCCCCTCCACGAGGTCGCGTGCGTCCGCGCCGACTTCACCGACGCATGCGAGGACGAGGAGTCGGTGTGGAGCAGCGACAAGGATGGGTTCGGCGCCACCGCCCTGAGGCCGACGGTTCGTGGCATCGACGCCAGGGGCGTGCGCGCCGGCACGTTCGGAGTCCACGCACAGAGCAGCACCGCGCCGACGACCTTGGCGTGTCTCAAGAACAACAACGGAGCTTACACGTCATGCATGCCCGACCTGGCTCAGCTGCACGCCATTCTCGAGGCCTACTCACCGCAGGTGTACCTCCACCCAACCGACACCTACCTCCCTTCGTCGGTGCCGTGGTACTTCGAGAACGGCGCTCTGCTGTACCAGAATGGCAGCCAGACGGCCCCGACGCCCGTGGTCGCCGACGGGTCGAACCTCCCGCAGGGCGGCGGCAACGACGGAGCGTACTGGCTCGACCTGCCGGTGGATAATGGTCAGAGGGAGAGGGTCAAGAAAGGTGACATCGCTGGCGCGAAGGCCTACGTGCAGGCGAAGCCTATGCTGGGAGGGACGGCTACGGACCTCGCCTTGTGGTTCTTCTACCCGTTCAACGGGCCGGCTCGGGCCAAGGTTGGCCCCCTCACTATCCCGCTCGGTATGATCGGCGAGCACGTCGGCGACTGGGAGCACCTGACGCTACGCGTGAGCAACTTCTCCGGCGACCTGCTCCGGGTGTACTTATCGCAGCATAGCACGGGCACGTGGGAGGAGGCATCGCAGCTCGAGTACCTCGGCAATAGGCCGGTGGTGTATGCGTCGCGGAACGGACACGCGTTCTACACCAAGGAGGGGGTGGTGCTGCAGGGGGACTCGAAGCTGGGGGTCGGGATACGGAACGACTGCGCCAAGGGGAGCATGATGGACACCGGTGGTGGGAGGTGTGAGGTGGTATCGGCAGAGTACCTCGGCGCCGGGAAGGTGGCTGAACCGGCGTGGCTTGGATTCGAGAGAGGGTGGGGGCCGAAGGAGGAGTACGACATTGGGCGCGAGATCAACCGTGCGGCGAGGATCCTACCACGGGCGATGAGGGAGCGGCTGGGCGAGCTGGTGAAGAAGCTGCTCGTCGGAGAAGGGCCGACGGGACCAAAGATGAAGGGAAGCTGGAGAAATGATGAAAGGGATCCCAAAACCTGA